The Lactuca sativa cultivar Salinas chromosome 2, Lsat_Salinas_v11, whole genome shotgun sequence genome includes a window with the following:
- the LOC111916081 gene encoding auxin-responsive protein SAUR50, translating into MAFKKSSGKLSQAALLKQIVKRCSSLGRKQQQHYDDVPKGHFVVYVGENRSRYIIPISFLSSPEFQTLLHQAEEEFGFDNDMGLTIPCQEHVFESLTSMLR; encoded by the coding sequence ATGGCTTTCAAGAAATCATCAGGGAAACTGTCACAAGCAGCACTTTTGAAGCAGATAGTAAAGAGGTGTTCGAGTTTGGGTAGGAAACAGCAGCAACACTACGACGATGTCCCCAAAGGACACTTTGTTGTGTACGTTGGTGAAAACCGGAGTCGATATATCATTCCTATATCCTTCTTGTCAAGTCCTGAGTTCCAAACACTTCTTCACCAAGCTGAAGAAGAGTTTGGATTTGATAACGACATGGGTCTCACTATTCCTTGTCAAGAACATGTTTTTGAGTCTCTTACTTCCATGCTTCGGTAG